One Cydia fagiglandana chromosome 5, ilCydFagi1.1, whole genome shotgun sequence genomic window, GTAATTAAGGCCCAATAGCGCCCATCTGTTTTAGTTTAAAAAGATGAATGAtctatacatttaaatacagcCGTTAGGCATCCAGTAATTCCagtatagtatttattttatatcacaGATTTGTTATACCTACGTTTCGGATCATGCgtttaaacttaaaataattttagatttttatcaaaatcttattatacagttaatttttttgaattCATTGTCTAAATatctgttaaataaataaaatgtctaTTGATATCATAGTCGGTACATTTTAAAAATCTAGAAGCAGTCTAAAGTAATTCGTTCCATTAGATCTCTTGAAATGTTGCTTAGCCTAGTTGATGTGATTGTAGGACTTAGGTCGATAGTGAATACACGGACTTAAAGCCACTTAATATTGAACCTAGTGTAATGTATTTATTGGTGTTATTTTCGCTTCTCTTGTAACTCGTAAGATAAGTATAATCGTTGAAATCATAAATGCTGTaactaaattttttatttttttataccagTCCGTTCTCAAGGGTACAAAAAAAGTAGTCGAAGGAACTTTAAAAAGCTTAAAGTTGTGTGAAATGTTTTGGCTGCAAATTTGATGGTTTCGTCACCGTGAAGTTTCCAAAACTGCGAAATTTTCGTGGAAAAAAATCGAATACTTCTCATGTTTTTGTGGAACAATCGAATATTTCCATTATAAAAATGAAAGTTGCCTTTAAGTATGTCCTGTGAAATTTCCGGGAACTTTTGAAACTTTCCGCAACTTGCACACCTGTAGTGCCATTTACTTCAGCTGTGAAAAGGCCACAATATTTGACATTACTTCAAGCATCTTAGTACATTCTTTTGCCTATGTTCCAAATAACATTTTTGTACTTATTgtgtacatgttttttttaattgcaaTTTAGGAAATAAATGTGTGAATTAATAATTTTGTATTCTTGCTCCCTTGTACTTAATCTGATGTATTGGTGTGCTCTCTCTAAGGTAGTTCGAGTCATTCCAGTAAGGCAATAGTTCACATATTGATGATCACagttaataaatgttttatgtaGTATGCAAGAATATAGTTTCATTTATACCTTATATTATAACTTCCCACTTTTTCATATAGGTAATTTTTGGTTGGGTAAAGTAGTGGCTAGGCTAGATGTGGGCGAagcggccttcggcctcgcattAAAGGCAACCCGTTCCGTTGGGTCCCGCGGGCTGCCTAAGCTGCGCGCTGCACTAAATAGGGTTGCCTATTTACCTTGGGATTACACATAaaaaaagggcctcgcagatgccgCTTCGCTCAAAGATACTTCTTTGAGATACTTCTTGTCAAGAAAAATAGTGAGAAAATACACAAACTTTATTTAACAAACTACAAAACAAAATTTACACGATGTCTAGTGAAATACGGAAATATTAACCCCTCGAGAAATTTCAAAGACCTCTCCAGGGTATTTTGacttcatacattttgtatgaaaaatctgTGGGTttctatacctcgttttttttagcattagaaaaaaggtaaacaatcttgatgtgtcttttaattgaaaaacacattttaaaaataagttacggcaaatatgttacaattatgaatttaatacgatcatttatattcttctgctttcataagtaatagtttttgatttttaaaaagcgtttttcaattaaaagacatgccaagatcgcttatcttcttgcaagttctttctaatgctaaaaaaaacggactatagctcTAGAGGTTACAGCCTAACGTCTGTGCTAAACGGCGACCAACCAAGTTTGCGATTGTCCAAGGTCACCCTGACCTTGGTCGGGCACAATGCAATGGGGTTGACCTGATGAAGTATtttacagatggcgccagcataggtttTACCTGCCATTCCTACTAATTTTATGGCCTACATGCCAAACCCTTGCTAAATCTCCTAGAACATAACTAGACACAGGCTGACAGAAAACCTGATGCTGACGCCCTCTATCAAAAGACAGTTTGTAACCCATTTGGTGGCAAATCACTACACGGTTAGAAATCAACAAGGTCATCTTGGCCGGAAGCTTTATTGGTAGTGTAGCTtggcaaaaagagtagaaatttaaaagtggcaacactgtagtgtcgtcccgttttcttatataaattggtttgaaagggaagACACTACAGTAAgtaataagtaagtatgtaaaaCGGGCTTGAGTAAACCGGAAATTCAGTCGTATTCGGCTCCGATGGTGATGCTGATGTCTCCAGGCAACACGGTGGTGCGGTGGTACCAGCGGTTCGTGTCCACCACCACTGCAACAGGCGGTACAATTTGATATGTGACGAGCTAGAGATTTTAGTATGGTAGTACTGTATTGTTCAgtggttttaattaaaataggtttaaacattaaaaaataccAACGGCGAACCAAAGGTTTTTAACAGGTTCACTGCCCTATGTATCATATATGATACATgtagatattattatgtatatgtgtattttAAAAAACAAGGGCTTTAAGTGATGGTGATCACTTTGTGACGCCAACTGTCATATGGAAGTGGAGGTCTTCGCATTCACTTCGCATATGATAGatggtttttaaattttaagtatACTTACATATCTCCCCAGGATTAACGGTAAAGGTGACCCAGCGGCATTGATAGAGGCACTCGGGCGGTGGAGCCAGCTGCCATTGCTTGTGCCCGCGTACCTGCGCCTGCCATGATACGTGCCTTACTGAATCCACCTGACAACATCAGATATTTTTTATCGTTAGCATTTGACCGTCTTATTATGAGTGCATTGGGGAATGGGGTTAAGAAGCATCATCTTACGTGCATATGCGCGCCCTGTCCAGGGCCGCCCATGAACAGCCAGTCAGTTGCGTCGCTCTCGGCGGCTCGAGGGAGGAAGTAGGGACGCGAGTAGTATTCGCGTAGCGCTCGCGTCTCGCCGTCTAGGCACGTACTCCAACCGACGTACCTGGACCCACGATGTAATTTATGAACCGGACACCTAATTTACTTTAGTCTGGTGGATTGGGGAAATTATTCCCCAATTCAAATAAAATGTGTGAAATTacctatactttttttttaattgtaaggtatttttttatattttttgtttgtttaaaCGCTAACGAAGATAGCTTGACCTATTTAACACAGAAGTGGGACCCTATAtatttataaagaaaaaaacGAGTCTTTAACATGCTAGTGGAGCCAAAGTAATTAAAGCAAAGTAAGAAAATGCACAATAAAATTCAGACGAGAAGATGCATTACCAAGGATCTCCAGATAAGTTCGCTCGTTGCTCATCCATAGCGAACACCTCGCTGAGCGAACGTAGCCCCGAGTTGTAGGCGAAGAATGAGCAATCGCCAGTCTGCCGCCCCAGCGAGCCTTGTCGATAGAAGTCGCGgaagaagttgaagttgaattCCTGCGGGATCCAAAGATTGTAAGCAgttgtttaaagtttaaaagTTTTTAATGGAAAATGGTAAGCATAAATATTTGACCACAATCAAACTAGGCGgcctagcataagttgcgttctcatGCGCGAGttcatacttgaagtcgcgcaggtcgcgctagatgtatggagtcaCGCGCGAGAatgcaactcatgctagcaggtctgatggtaagcgtcgATGCAGTCTTGTGTGGGCTTACTAAACTTAAAAAATCTCTTGATTTCTGGAGAACCGCGACATTTAGCGtaagaatatatttatttgtcataattttattgcacacacataattacatataatattgAAAATGACTAGAGGCATAACAGTCAACTATTAGGCTAAAATAACAGCGATTAATAAAAATCATCAGTCATAtctaaaatatacctaccaaGAGAGTGTAGAGAGAGATGTTTTGAAATACGTATCAAGTATTTTGGCACTAAATTCTTAATCTTTTGGAAATTATAGAGATATGtatgcattcttactgccaagtttgtgcaAAGTTAGCGTGGTAGAATCTATCTTTCTTACTTTAATAGCCTTCCACTCCTTAGTAGCATCGGTAACTATGACCGGCAATGTGTTGTACGCATACAGCTCCTCAAACTCCTGCGCAGAGATGTTGGCGACGCGCGTGACGTCATCAACGCCGACGCACATGGAGCAGTCTTCAGGGGGGCGGAAGAGCGCTTTAGATGATGACGGTAAGGAAATGAGGCAGTTCTAGAAaaaggtatttttattattttaacactACAACGGCGACAAAAAGGCATAAAGCTTGCTTGATAGAAAGCGGGTTCTGCAGTCCATGGACGTGTATAATATCAAGGGTGCCACATGTGCGTAACCGAGCCTTGAAAACCATGCAGTACCCTGTTTTTAAGTACCGCACTTCACTAGAAAGGAGCAGCAGGAACAAATCGTTATGAACCAATTGAAACAGATAATTGTGAATGTGAagtgaaatttaaaaatgtgtGTATATTGGAAGGGCCGATGTTTTCAAACATATCTGATTatttatctgatggcgactgtacaatgagACACGCATCACTTTtctatttacattatttatgtaCTGTAATAACCAGGAGTCATACggtttattttaattaggtacctactaacaaTTAGTCGGCAACATACAAATAtactacctaaataaaatacCCAAAACACTTCATACCTTTGACGATAGTTCCGTATAAACCCACCACATAGCAGACACAAAAAACAAAATAGCTACTGGAAATAGAACCCTAAATTTCAAAACTCCCGCTAAAAAGTTAAGCTCTCTCTTCATGTTTACTTCCAAGCACGCGATATTCGAATCgtttaattttaaagcatttGTTCTGCTTAGTATTTTTAACAGTTTCAGTTCCGCGGTTTTTACTTTCTTCTCACACGTTTTCGGTTTTGTTTGACTCATCTTGCGGTTGAGTTTGGACTGAAAAGAGTAGCCGTTGGCGGCAGGGTTTTATAAGCTGCGGTAATAGATTTAGACGCAACGCAACAGTAGCTTCGCATTTTCCATCAATTTACCCAATTTATGATGTTAGAAATAAGGATGTCACacgatacgagtaggtatacaaAACATTTTCGATTTTATAGTCTGCATGCTAGTAGGCTGCATGGTATTTTTCTCAAGTTGGTGCATGTGGTAAAAGCATTGTTTCATTCGTCAGTAAACTATGTTTACTTCACGTGTCTTGAAACCGTCGCAACGCTCAAGTATCCACTTGGAATCATTCTCTTGTTCGATCAGATCTCAATATTAGTACAAGGGGTAAGAATCCGCTCGTGCTATTCAGCATCCAGGTTATTTTCTTATCGCGTTATTCATAAAAGTCAAAGACGTTGATAATCATTTGAATCATTTGTTCCTATTtttcattttgatatttttgtttgttaGAAAGGTTTAATTTAAGCCTTAACAGACTTATTCAAGTTTTAAGAATAAAAGGTTGGTGAAAATTATATAATCCTCACTAGGGGTTGGTGTATCCCAACTCTAACGGAGTCCTATCGTCTATCGTCCCACGCAGTAAATGGTGAAGAGACGCATTGGGTGTGAAATTGGAATTCATTATCAGCGCGCGACACCGCAGCTGAGCCCGTTACGCGGTGCCCAATGATGCGCGTCTAAGAAAAATCAATGTGTCGTGTggttaggtattaggtattgtGTGTTAAATTACTTCTTCTTTAgtttctttaaaatatttagttattaatacaagtaggtaattaattggCTATACCTTTACCCGTAGGATGTCACTTATCCTGTTAATCCCGGGGgcagaaaaaaaaatctcttaTTTTCAATCCCCTCATTCAATCGTTCCATCATCTAGCAATCCTAGCCAGCACCATTCTCTCACCAAGTTCTCATCCTACATGTATCACATATGAATCATATGATACATACGTAGCGAAACGGTTGACTTATTTTATAAACCATGGTAAGTAACaccatactaaaattaattaatatttaaatattttaatcatatttaacTAAACCAATTGTTATGAGTTTCTTTATAAccatctattttattttattaataaacaaCATTTAACTTCACGATACAGCCAAGCTTTTTAAAGTCTCAAACAGGCTCAATGATGTCATAGTTGTAACTGTCAATTTGACAGCTGTGTCACTTCGATAGGAATACGACGGCGtacggtttttattaattttagtttagtttgtgTGGGTTTACGAATAATTTGTAACACAAAGTAAATAGAATCCAACCAAAACCATGGCTTACTTGACGCAGCCCGATTACGTGAAGTACAAGTGTTCCTGCGGTCAACTGAAGCCTATCACAAGCCTTTACTTCTGTCGACACTGCTTAAAAATACGCTGCGGATTCTG contains:
- the LOC134664780 gene encoding uncharacterized protein LOC134664780, coding for MSQTKPKTCEKKVKTAELKLLKILSRTNALKLNDSNIACLEVNMKRELNFLAGVLKFRVLFPVAILFFVSAMWWVYTELSSKNCLISLPSSSKALFRPPEDCSMCVGVDDVTRVANISAQEFEELYAYNTLPVIVTDATKEWKAIKEFNFNFFRDFYRQGSLGRQTGDCSFFAYNSGLRSLSEVFAMDEQRANLSGDPWYVGWSTCLDGETRALREYYSRPYFLPRAAESDATDWLFMGGPGQGAHMHVDSVRHVSWQAQVRGHKQWQLAPPPECLYQCRWVTFTVNPGEILVVDTNRWYHRTTVLPGDISITIGAEYD